The following nucleotide sequence is from Halapricum desulfuricans.
CGATGTCCTCCGCAGCGGCCATCACGAACGCTGTGCCGGTCCCATCGTCGATGTTGAACGCCCCGTCTTCCGACGCGTTCGTGACTTCGCCCGTGAGCGACACTTCTCCGTCGCCAGTTTCGACGTCTTCGATTTTCGTGTCCCCCGGACCACACGTGTCCGAACTGCCCCCACCGAGCGCAGAGCAGCCCGCAAACGCGGAGAGGACGACCAGTGCTGCGACGATTCCAATCGTTCGTTTCGTCTGGAGTCGCATCTCCACGAGGCGGTTGCTTCGGTTTAACATATAAATATTCGTCCCGACACTCAGCGTCGTCCCCGACGGCGGCGGAATCGATTCGAAATCCTTTTTCCTTGGTCGCACTCACCTTAGAGTGCGCGCCGCCTTAGCTCAGACTGGGAGAGCACTCGACTGAAGATCGAGCTGTCCCCCGTTCAAATCGGGGAGGCGGCATGTTTCTGCGGCCGACAATACATCGAGCGGAGCGAGTGAGCCGTCAGCCGCGAAACTCCGTCCGATCCGATTTGAACACGACAGTCGCAGCCCCGGAACGGTCGAGCGATAGCGAGAGCGCATGCCCGGAACGTCTGTCATCTGTTCAAATCGGGGAGGCGGCATTAGACTCAGAGTTCAATGCCTGCGTAGCCGCGATGGGTTTGTTGGCCGATTCACCCAGTCCGAACGCGATTCTATGGTCGAGTATACAGTGGAAGGTACGCGCGTTGTATGCAGCACGACGGCTGAAAAATATCATCAGCTGAGGATTTCAACTCGCCCTGAAGTCGGGGACTGTGAAGCCGAACCGAGGATTTGTCTCGTACTCTGCTCCAGAGTCAGAGGCGGAGTCCACCGACAAGCCCCACCGTTCCAATTTTCAGCAGCAAACAGCAGTATCTCGCACGAAGCGAGAGTAACTGTGTGTCGCTGGGCTTGACACAGAACTTTTGCTGCCATTGTTTTTCATCCCTGTCGGAGTGACAGCGGGCGCGATAAACGCCGACCCGCCACCAGCAGTCACTCTCGACTGTCCAGTATACGCTACGGGGGCGTTGCCGGGCACGGCAGTGCCGACCAACGCCGTGAACTGCTGGCGACACTTGATTTGCCCCCGGTCGTCATCGATGAAATCCGACGCCGATTCTGAAGGACCTCACTCTATGCTGGGTGCTCTCTTGGCCGCAGATTGCTCTCGGTGCTCGTCGTCCTCTCACGCATCTGTGGTCAGCAGCCTTACTGCCCACGTTTGTGCTACGACTGGATTGCAGAACCAGCTTCAATTTCGAAATCACAGTCGGCGGCAACGGTGTACAGCGGTCGTTCATCGACTGCGACGTTGGCGAGTCGCTGTCCGATCGGGTGTTCGCCGAACGCAAGCTCAGCGTGACCTCGGGGCCAAATCCCGACGCTGCCGGAGAGTCGCGTCTTCTCTCGGAGTAGTTGATCGCCTTTGACGGTGTAGTTGTAGCCGGACAGCTGTGCTGGTATCGTCGGTGGTCGCCAGCCGTCGAAGGAGAGAATCCGTTGTCCATCGGCGGTGACAGTCGCGTGTCGTGTGCGGCCCGCGTCTCGCAGGTCGATGTCGGCGACGAGTTTCGGATACCCCCAGATGTCTACGCCGAATGCTCGCGCTGGTTCGGTCGAAACCGGGAGCGTGTAGACGTACCCACTGACACCGCGGCGAAGTCCGGACAGATACGGCCACGTCCGTGTGTCCGTCTCGACCGCTGGAATGAGTACGCCGACCTCGTCGTATGGATCGATCGTGTCTTCGCCGACGCGGTCATACGCGACGGCCAGAACCGTCAGCACCGCCCGCGTTCGTGTCGCTCGAATCGGTTCGAGTCCTGCGGGCAGCAGCGTCGCGACATCATCACGGGCCGCGGGGAAGACAGCGCCGACAATCGATGCCGACAGCTGCGCCGGTAGCCGAAACGTGTGTCCGGCCGAAGTGGTCTCTTGTGACGTCATCGGACGTAGGTTTGGAGACGGCCCGACACAGCAAAGGCGTTGCTGGCTGTTCGGTATTCGGGCGACTGCACGGGGTTAGAAAGCCAGCGCGCCGCGAGGATCAGCCTGACCGGCCAGCCGACAGGATGTCGTAGGGCAGTGTCTCCTGTCGTCGCGAAGGTGCCTTCGTTTGACAGGGCTCGGAGTGTGTTTCGAAGCGGCGTACGCGTCCGTCCTACAACGCAAAGACGCGTTCCATATCCGCGTCTGTGAGTTCGAAGTCGAACACAGACAGGTTCTGTTCGAGATGCGATCGACGGGCGGCCTTTGGAATCGCGGCCACCATTTCTTGTTGGAGCAACCAGCGCAGTGCGACCTGTGCAGCGGACTTCCCGTATCGCTCGCCGATCGTCGCCAGCGTCTCGTTGTCGACGACGTCGCCTTTCGCCAATGGACTATATGCGGTGAGTAGCACGTCGTGTTCGATGCAGAACTCGACGAGTTCGGCCTGGCCGTGGAACGGATGATACTGCACCTGGTTGGTCAAAATCGGGCTCTCGGCCACCTGCATTGCCTCCCGCAATTGCTCGACTGAGAAGTTGCTGACGCCGATCTGGCGTACCTTGTCTTCCGACTGCAATTGCTCCATTGCCGCAAGTGTCTCTCCGACGGGCACTGTCTGACTCGGCCAGTGAATCAACAGGAGATCGACGGTCTCCACCCCGAGTGTGTCGAGGCTCTCTCGGACAGACTGCAGTACGTCGTCGTGAGCCAGGTTCGACCGCCACACCTTCGTCGTGAGAAAGATCTCCTCTCGATCGACATCGGCGGCCGCGATACCCTGCCCGACCTCGCGCTGGTTGTTGTAGTATTCGGCTGTGTCGATATGGCGATACCCCATCTCGATAGCCTCGCGTACCGTCTGGACACACGCGTCGCCTCGGAGCTGGTACGTACCGAGGCCTAACTTCGGGACTTCCGTCTCTTGCACGGTTACAGAGTTCATATCCAGTAGTCATGTCTGTAGCATCAAAGAAGGAAGGCACAAGCCGACACCGCCGCGTGCCGAGTGTCGCTTATCCCCATCGAGAGTATAAGACACGGCAATGGGTGACGCTACGTCGACCGGCCAGAAATCAGGCGATCGAAGCCGCAAGGAGACGACGCTGGCAGGGCAGACCGGAGACGACACTCCCGACGTTCTCGGGGACGCAGACACCGTGCCGGTCGGCGAGCCGGCGCTGGTCGTCGACGGCGTCTCCAAGCGGTTCGGGGACGGAGAAAACGAGGTTATCGCCGTTGACGACGTGAGTTTTACCGTCGAACAGGGCGCTGTCGTCGGGCTACTCGGCCCCAACGGTGCGGGAAAAACGACGCTGATTAAATCCATCCTCGGGATGGTGCTACCGGACGAGGGATCGGTGGAGACTTTCGGGGTTGACGCGAGCGACGGGCGGCGCGGGGCCTACGTCGACGTGGACGCGATGCTCGAAGGGGCACGCAACGACTACTGGCGACTCACTGTCAGAGAGAATCTGCGGTACTTTGCGACGATCAGCGGGGTCGATCCCGATTCGGTCACGGGCCGACACGACCGACTTCTGAATCGACTCGGGCTTGGCGACTATGCCGACACCGCTGTCCGGAACCTCTCACGGGGGATGAAGCAAAAGGTGTCGCTGGCGAGTGTGCTTGCGGGTGGCGCGAAACTCATCTTTCTCGACGAGCCGACGCTCGGCCTGGACGTCGAGAGTTCTCGCACGCTTCGGGCCGAACTGACGCGACTCGCCCGCGAGGAAGGGCTGACGATCTTCGTCAGCAGCCACAATATGGCCGCCATCGAGGACGTCTGTGACCGCGTGATCGTGATGTCGGCGGGCCAGATCGTCGCTGACGGGACTGTCGAGGAGTTATTGGGCAGTGCCGACCGCAACGCGATCCGAATCACCAGCGCAGACATCGACGATCACGTCGTGGGTCGGCTCGAAGACAGATTCACGCTGCTGAGTGTCGAGACGGTCGATGGGAGCCGTCGCGTCGAACTGAAAGCGGCCGGTGAAGAACTGTACACACTGATGGATACACTCCGCGATGCGGGAGTCACGGTCGAACAGCTCCACACCGTCGAGCCCGATCTTGAGGACGTGTTCGTCAATCTGACCGGTGACACGCAGGGACTTCGTGGGCCGGGTGAGGGCAAGGGATCGCCATGACAGATGCCGCTGACCCCGAGTCGATCGAACAGCCCCGCCCGGCAACGTACTACCACCTCGCACGAGCGGTCCTGTACCGTGAGTTTCTCATCTTTGTCCGGTATCCGGCCAACGCGATCGGGGGGATCGTCGTCTCGCTGTTCTTCTTCGGCGTGCTATTCTATGGCGGCCAGCAGTTGGCCGGGCAATCCCTCACCGAGTCACTCGAAGGCATCATCGTTGGCTACTTCCTCTGGACGCTGTCTGTCGGCGCGTACTCGTCGGTGTCGAACGACATCAGCAGCGAGGTACAATGGGGGACGCTCGAGCGGCACATCACCACGCCGTTCGGGTTCGCACCAGTCGCGTTATTGAAAGGCGTTGCAAAGATCGTCCGGACGTTCCTGACATCACTGATCGTGCTGGTCGCGATGCTCCTGATGACGGGGACGACACTCCGGATCGAACCGGTGACGACAGTCACTGTCGCGGGGTTGGCGATCACG
It contains:
- a CDS encoding aldo/keto reductase; this translates as MNSVTVQETEVPKLGLGTYQLRGDACVQTVREAIEMGYRHIDTAEYYNNQREVGQGIAAADVDREEIFLTTKVWRSNLAHDDVLQSVRESLDTLGVETVDLLLIHWPSQTVPVGETLAAMEQLQSEDKVRQIGVSNFSVEQLREAMQVAESPILTNQVQYHPFHGQAELVEFCIEHDVLLTAYSPLAKGDVVDNETLATIGERYGKSAAQVALRWLLQQEMVAAIPKAARRSHLEQNLSVFDFELTDADMERVFAL
- a CDS encoding OB-fold nucleic acid binding domain-containing protein, giving the protein MRLQTKRTIGIVAALVVLSAFAGCSALGGGSSDTCGPGDTKIEDVETGDGEVSLTGEVTNASEDGAFNIDDGTGTAFVMAAAEDIEEGDCVTVEGSVVQSPLDEGADVFIQGKNITAA
- a CDS encoding ABC transporter ATP-binding protein, with product MGDATSTGQKSGDRSRKETTLAGQTGDDTPDVLGDADTVPVGEPALVVDGVSKRFGDGENEVIAVDDVSFTVEQGAVVGLLGPNGAGKTTLIKSILGMVLPDEGSVETFGVDASDGRRGAYVDVDAMLEGARNDYWRLTVRENLRYFATISGVDPDSVTGRHDRLLNRLGLGDYADTAVRNLSRGMKQKVSLASVLAGGAKLIFLDEPTLGLDVESSRTLRAELTRLAREEGLTIFVSSHNMAAIEDVCDRVIVMSAGQIVADGTVEELLGSADRNAIRITSADIDDHVVGRLEDRFTLLSVETVDGSRRVELKAAGEELYTLMDTLRDAGVTVEQLHTVEPDLEDVFVNLTGDTQGLRGPGEGKGSP
- a CDS encoding acetoacetate decarboxylase family protein; the protein is MTSQETTSAGHTFRLPAQLSASIVGAVFPAARDDVATLLPAGLEPIRATRTRAVLTVLAVAYDRVGEDTIDPYDEVGVLIPAVETDTRTWPYLSGLRRGVSGYVYTLPVSTEPARAFGVDIWGYPKLVADIDLRDAGRTRHATVTADGQRILSFDGWRPPTIPAQLSGYNYTVKGDQLLREKTRLSGSVGIWPRGHAELAFGEHPIGQRLANVAVDERPLYTVAADCDFEIEAGSAIQS
- a CDS encoding ABC transporter permease, whose translation is MTDAADPESIEQPRPATYYHLARAVLYREFLIFVRYPANAIGGIVVSLFFFGVLFYGGQQLAGQSLTESLEGIIVGYFLWTLSVGAYSSVSNDISSEVQWGTLERHITTPFGFAPVALLKGVAKIVRTFLTSLIVLVAMLLMTGTTLRIEPVTTVTVAGLAITSVLGLGFAAGGVTVLYKRIGNWLNLLQFGFIVLISAPVFDAPWTRLLPLAHGSALLQRAMVDGTRLWQFSPFDLALLLGVAVGYLAGGYLVFHYATRRARRLGVLGDY